ggcacagcccagcatggGGGTCTCAgaggagcccctggcacagggagctggcacagcccaggctgggggtcccggtgtgaccctggcacagggagctggcacagcccaggctggggatcCCATtgtggccctggcacagggagctggcacagcccaggctggggctctcagagcagcccctggcacaggcagctggcacagcccgggctgggggtcccggtgtgaccctggcacatcCCAAacccagggtgctgctctgatGCCACCCTCGCCAAGGGGCACAGACTCACAAAGAGCTTGAGGAACTTGAGGATGCGTTTGTGGGTGAGGATGTAGAGCGTGTTCCCCGAGGCGGGGTCGATGACGGGCAGCCGGTGGATCTTGTTGCGGATCAGGGAGGAGACGGCGTCAAACAGGCTGTGGGGTGGCAAGGCAGGGGgcatttggggtgtccctggcactgccaccaccgCCTGTGCCCCTCTCCGTGCCCTCCCCGGCCTACCTGGCATTGGGGGAAATGCACACCAGCGGCTTGAAGGAGTCTTGCAGATAAACCTCTGTGGGGAGAGGGGGTGGGTGAGGGCATGGAGAGGGGTGGGCACACCCCAAAAAGGGCAGAAGGGCAGCAGTGATGCCCCCCCTCTCTCTCACCTCTCCACGTCTCTATTTTGTGTTCCTCCAGCTCGTAGATCTGcacctgtgaggaggaggaggaggaggaagaggaggaggaggaggaggaggaggaagctcaGATGGCACAgccaaaccccaaccccagaggaggaggaggaggaggaggacgaggaggaggaggaggaggaggaggaggaagaggaggaggaggaggaagaggaggaagaggacgaggaggaggaggaggaagctcaGATGGCACAgccaaaccccaaccccagaggaggaggaggacgaggaggacgaggaggaggaagaggaggaggaggaggaggaggaggaggaggaagaggaggaggaggacgaggatgaggaagaggaggaggaggaggaggaagaggaggaggaggaggaggaggaggaggaggaggaggaggaggaagaggaggaggaggaggaggaggaggaggacgaggaggaggaggaggaggaggacgaggaggaggagaggaggaggaggaggaggaggaggaggaggaggaggacgaggaggaggaggaagaggaggatgaggacgaggacgaggatgaggaggaggaggaggaggaggacgaggaggaggaagaggaggatgaggatgaggatgaggacgaggacgaggacgaggacgaggacgaggaggaggaggaggaggagaaggaggacgaggaggaggacgaggacgaggatgaggacgaggacgaggatgaggatgaggaggaggaggagaaggaggacgaggaggaggaggaggaggaggaggaggaggaggaagctcaGAAGATGGCACAGCCAAAACCCCAACCCCACATCCCCCCTCCCCACAGAGCCCAGCCCTCACCATGGGGGATTTGTAGTAGCGGTGCAGGATGTTGATGAAGTCGGTGATGGTCAGCATTCCTGGGGGGGCACGCAGGGTGAGGAGGGTCCTGccagcccccccaaaaccccccagagacCAGAGACCCCCCCCAGACCCCTTTTGCTCACCCACAAAACTTTGCTTCTTGCTGTCCCACAGCGGGGCCGCCCGGACGCCGTTGGTGACCAGAGCGAAGAACGCTTTCTTCACCTGCGGGCACGGGGGTCAGGGAGCCTCAAAAGTGCCCCCTCGGCCCCAGAAGTGCCTCCCTCGGCCCCAAAAGTGCCCTCACAACCCCAAAAGTGCCCTCACAACCCCAAAAGTGCCCCCTCATCCCCAAAATGCCTCCTTGGCACCAAAAGTGCCCCCTCATCCCCAAAAGTGCCCCCTTGGCACCAAAAGTGCCCTCACAACCCCAAAAGTGCCCCCTCACAACCCCAAAAGTGCCCCCACATCCCCAAAagtgcccccccagccccaaaagTGCCCCCTCATCCCCAAAAGTGCCCCCTTGGCACCAAAAGTGCCCTCACAACCCCAAAAgtgcccccaaaaccccaaaagtgcccccttggccccaaaagtgccctcacagccccaaaagtgcccccttggccccaaaagtgcCCCCTCGTCCTCAAAAGTGCCCTCAAAACCCCAAAAGTGCCTCTCCAACCCCAAAAGTgcccccttggccccaaaagtgccccctcatccccaaaaatgcccccttggccccaaaagtgcTCTCACAACCCCAAAagtgcccccccagccccaaaagTGCCCTCACAATCCCAAAAGTGCCCCCTTGACCCCAAAAGTgcccccttggccccaaaagtgccctcacaaccccaaaagtgcccccaaaaccccaaatgtgcccccttggccccaaaagtgcCCCCCTGACTCCAAAAGTGCCCTCACAACCCCAAAAGTgcccccttggccccaaaagtgcCCCCCCCAGCCCCAAAAGTGCCCTCACAGCCCTAAAAGTGCCCCCTTGGCACCAAAAGTGCCCTCACAACCCCAAAAGTGCCCTCACAGCCCCCAAAAGTGCCTCGTCATCCCCAAAAGTGccccttggccccaaaagtgcCCTCAAAACCCCAAAAGTGCCCCCCTGACCCCAAAAGTGCCCCCCTGACCCCAAAAGTGCCCTCACATCCCCAAAAGTGCCCCCTTGTCCTCAAAAGTGCCCTCACAACCCCAAAAGTGCCCTCACAACCCCAAAGGTgcccccttggccccaaaagtgccccctcatccccaaaaatgccccctcGTCCCCAAAAGTGCCCTCACAACCCCAAAAGTGCCCCCCTGACCCCAAAAGTGCCCCCCTGACCCCAAAGGTGCCCCCCGGCCctggcacacctgcagggatgtgtCGAAGACGACGAGTTTGGAGCTGGTGGGGATGAGGTCGTAGCAGCGATGGGATCTCATGAAGGCGGTGTAGGCACCGCGGTGAGCGTCCCCTGGGGGGGCAGCgtcaggggcaccccaaaacccggggcaccccaaaacccagggcaccccaaaacccgggGCACCCCGAAACCCGGGATACCCCAATtccagacaccccaaaacccggggcaccccaaaacccaggcaccccaaaacctggagaaccccaaaacccggggcaccccaaaacccggggcaccccaaaacccagggcACCCCGAAACCCGGGATACCCCAATtccagacaccccaaaacccggggcaccccaaaacccaggcACCCCGAAACCCGGGACATCCTCAATCCCAAATATGCCAAatcccgggacaccccaaaatctggaGAATTCCAAaacccagggcaccccaaaacccgggGCACCCCGAAACCCAAGGCACCCCAAAACCCGGGGCATCCCCAatcctgggacaccccaaaacctggAGAACCCCAAAACCCGGGGCACCCCAAtcccagacaccccaaaacccagggcACCCCGAAACCTGGAGAAGCCCAAAAcccggggcaccccaaaacccgggACACCCCCAGTCGCAGACACCCCAAATCCTGTGGCATCCCCAAtcctggggcaccccaaaacctggaGAACCCCCAAACCCGGGACATCCCCAATCCAGGGGCACCCCAAtcccagacaccccaaatcccgggacaccccaaaacctggAGAAGCCCAAAACCCGGGACATCCCAAATCTCGGGACACCCCAAGTtccagacaccccaaaacccagggcaccccaaaacccgggGAACCCCGAAACCCGGGACACCCCAAtcccagacaccccaaatcctGTGGCTCCCCATAtcatgggacaccccaaaacctggAGAACCCCAAAACCCGGGACATCCCCAATCCCGGGGCACCCCAatcccagggcaccccaaaacccgggACACCCCCAGtcccagacaccccaaatcctGTGGCATCCCCAATCCTGGGACACCCTAAAACCTGGAGAACCCCCAAACCCGGGACATCCCCAATCCCGGGGCACCCCAAtcccagacaccccaaaacccgggACATCCCCAATCCCAGATACCCCCAATCCCAGACACGCCAAATcccggggcaccccaaaacctggaGAATTCCAAAACCCGGGACATCCCCAATCTCGGGACACCCCCAGTTCtagacaccccaaaacccagggcaccccaaaacccgggACATGCCAATCCCAGACACCCCGAAAcccggggcaccccaaaacccaggaTACCCCAATtccagacaccccaaaacccggggcaccccaaaacctgggacaccccaatcccagacaccccaaaacccgggACACCCCAAtcccagacaccccaaaacctGGAGAACCCCCAAACCCGGGACACGCCAATCCCGGGGCACCCCAAtcccagacaccccaaaacccgggTCACCCCCAGtcccagacaccccaaatcctggggcaccccaaaacctggaGAAGCCCAAAACCCGGGACATCCCCAATCCAGGGGCACCCCAAtcccagacaccccaaaacccagggcaccccaaaacccgggACACCCCAAtcccagacaccccaaaacctGGAGAAGCCCAAAACCCGGGACATCCCCAAtcccagacaccccaaaacccgAGGCACCCCAAAACCCGGGACACCCCAAtcccagacaccccaaatcctGTGGCACCCCATAtcctggggcaccccaaaacctggaGAACCCCCAAACCCGGGGCACCCCAAtcccagacaccccaaaacccgggTCACCCCAAtcccagacaccccaaaacccgggACATCCCCAATCccgggacaccaccagtgccagaCACCCCAAATCCTGTGGCACCCACAATCCCGGGACACCTCAAAATCCTCTGACACCCCAAatctcaggacaccccaaaatcctcagaCACCCCAAATCTCGGGACACACCAGTACCCAGGATATCCCAAAGCCCAGaacaccccaaaccctccagtGCCACAAATCCCATTTCATTTCACTCCCAATTTCGGACACCCAACCCCAGGACACCCTTAACTGCAGTCatggggcaccccaaatcccacaacacccagctcagggctccgggacaccccaaatccgGGATATCCCCGGTCATGGGGCACCCCAAATCCTATAACACCCAGCTCAGGGCtccgggacaccccaaatccgGGATATCCCCGGTCATGGAGCACCCTAAATCCTGAACACCCAGCTCGGGGctccgggacaccccaaaatcctctgaTACCTCAAgtcccgggacaccccaaaaacctcGAATACCCCAAATCCCGTTTCACTCCCACTTCTGGGACACCCAGCTCAGGGCtccgggacaccccaaatccgGGATATCCCCGGtcatggggcaccccaaaacccacaacaCCCAGCTTAGGGCTCCGGGACACCCTAAACTCCGGGATATCCCCGGTTATGGGGCACCCCAAATCCTACAACACCCAGCTCAGGGCtccgggacaccccaaatccgGGATATCCCCGGTCATGGGGCACCCCAAATCACACAACACCCAGCTTAGGGCTCCGGGGTACCCCCGACACCGGGATATCCCCGGTTATGGAGCAGCCCAAATCCCGGACACCCAGCTCCGGGACACCCCAAACTCCGGGATACCCCCAGTCACGGAGCACCCCAAATCCCGGACACCCAGCTCCGGGACACCCCAAACTCCGGGATATTCCCGGTGTCCCAATCCCGGACCCCCAGCTCATGGCTCCCCCAGACCCCGGGACAGGAACGGCCCCCGGGACACCGAAATCACCGCGTCCCCTCCGGTGCCGGGAGCTCCCCCGGTTTCACCTTCCAGCTCCGCCGGGCTCTCGGCGGCcgggcccgggccggggccggggtcagGCTCGGGGCCGGGATCCTGCGGACAGGCGGGGTCGGTCAGGGTGGCCGCGGTCCCGGTGCCCGACCCCGgtgtcccccccagccccgctgtcCCCCTCACAACCTCCATGGGTCCCGCTCGGTCCCGAGGCGCCGCTGCcgcccggctccggccccgcgCTCGCCCGGTCCCCGGTCTCGCTTCCGTCCGGTCCCCGGTCCCGCTTCCGCCCGGTTCCTGTCACGGTTCGTGCTCCGCTTCCGCCCGGTCCCTGTCCCGCTTCCGCCCGGTCCGAGCCCCGCTTCCGCCCGGTCCCCGGTCCCACTTCCGTCCGGTTCGTGCCTCGCTTCCGTCCGGTTCCCGGTCCCGCTTCCGCCCGGTTCCTGTCACGGTTCGTGCCCCGCTTCCGCCCGGTTCCTGTCACGGTCCCTGTCCCGCTTCCGCCCGCTTCCTGCCCCAATTTCCGCTCGGTTCGTGCCCCGCTACCGCCGTTCCCTGGACCACTCGGGCCCCGTTCCTGTTCCCGCCCCGTTGCCATTCCCGGATCCGGTCTGTTCCCGGTTCCGCCCGGTTCCCGGTACCACTCCCGCCCCGTTCCTGGTCCCGGTGCCGCCCACTGGCCGCCGGGTCGcggggatggttttggggggattcGGGTCACACCTCTGGGGACCCCCGGGGGTTCGGGGACACGGCGGGACACACCGGGCATGGCCCGGGGCGgtgggacacacagacatggggtccccaggggtggggacacacagacacagggtcCCCAGGACACACGGACATGGGGTCCCCAGGACAGGACGGGGGTGGGGACACACACGAGGGTCCCCAAGGGTGGGGACACAGCTCGGTGTGACTCAGGGCAAGGTCTCTGATTTTGGGGACAGCAAGGACCGAGCAGCACCGAGCTGCCCTCGCTGGACCCCGGTGCCGCCGCTGTCCCCTcccagacccccccccccccgaggGATCAGGCGGCCTCGGCTTCTCACGCGCTTTATTTAAAATAACATCCAGTGGTTCCGGTATTGGTAAAAACGGGATTTCTACACGCCCCGGCCTATGTACAGCTCTGAAAGTTAAATTTCTCGTATATTTTCTGTTAAAACTTTCTCATCCCCCCCCCACTCGCGCTTTTcctctggtattttttttttttttttttttacttttttaaaattttctcttttttaaagatttttaccttaaactttttttttgtttcagattttttttttttttaagatttttttttttttttttttttttttttgcagctttgACGAGTTTGCGGAAGCAGCTTTTCAAAATCGGGCCCCggcccccccccaccccca
The sequence above is a segment of the Melospiza melodia melodia isolate bMelMel2 chromosome 31, bMelMel2.pri, whole genome shotgun sequence genome. Coding sequences within it:
- the LOC134431181 gene encoding 5'-AMP-activated protein kinase subunit gamma-1 isoform X1, encoding MRSHRCYDLIPTSSKLVVFDTSLQVKKAFFALVTNGVRAAPLWDSKKQSFVGEQKGSGGGLWSLGGFGGAGRTLLTLRAPPGMLTITDFINILHRYYKSPMVQIYELEEHKIETWREVYLQDSFKPLVCISPNASLFDAVSSLIRNKIHRLPVIDPASGNTLYILTHKRILKFLKLFISEVPKPEFMARSLEELQIGTYRNIAVVGTSTPIYVALGIFVQHRVSALPVVDESGRVVDIYSKFDVINLAAEKTYNNLDVTVTRALQHRSHYFEGVLKCYKHETLETIINRLVEAEVHRLVVVDESDVVKGIVSLSDILQALVLPQGP